A single genomic interval of Helianthus annuus cultivar XRQ/B chromosome 13, HanXRQr2.0-SUNRISE, whole genome shotgun sequence harbors:
- the LOC110900900 gene encoding DELLA protein RGL1 codes for MPPLDTHIFRKIHNYSIGNVENREIDSHGKLPLLYEDGSGNKYNKATYGFSFSTGNHQVEFEPLKSFHSLDALFLDTTPPFHSYEHKMRELADIESQYSELIKPHTQSHEKAVQHDPSGPKLSTDAIIRLGGERFIQSCSSTSMKDISISNHPYGGSFSGLSDEEVKDVQLIENLLLSSEKVTKQQYERSIKLLDWCDVLSCSMENPVQRLVHYFSKALREKIDKENGGDTSGGSKKKDEANLAERVMTPSATATMLYEKTPLYQAGHFAGVQALVDGLSGLKNVHVIDLSIKQGTQCTILMQALVSQPNCPIEHLKITAVGTNSKQKIEQTGVWLKSFAESINLSFSFNLVIVEDMLDFKKGLLELDPDEALGVYTSCGLWGMIAQQDRLESLMKVIRSIKPLVMVVCEVAANLNSLNFVNRFIEGLFFFGALFDFLEECLGCEDEIRTFTESMHFGKGISNIVASEGAERVMRHVNINVWRKFFARFGMKETELSMSSLYQAKLVVEKFPCGSGCTFDRDGDSLVIGWKGTPIQSLSSWKFS; via the coding sequence ATGCCTCCTTTGGATACTCATATCTTTAGAAAAATCCACAACTACTCTATTGGTAATGTTgagaatcgagaaatcgatagtcaTGGAAAGCTGCCTCTGTTATACGAAGATGGTTCGGGAAACAAGTATAATAAAGCGACCTATGGGTTTTCGTTTTCAACAGGAAATCATCAAGTAGAATTTGAACCGTTAAAAAGTTTCCATAGTTTGGATGCCTTGTTTCTCGACACCACACCGCCGTTTCATTCATATGAACATAAGATGCGGGAGCTTGCAGATATCGAATCTCAATATTCCGAGCTTATTAAACCACACACACAAAGTCATGAAAAAGCAGTTCAACATGATCCAAGTGGCCCAAAGTTATCAACTGATGCGATTATTCGGTTAGGTGGAGAACGATTCATACAATCTTGTTCATCCACTTCGATGAAGGATATTTCGATATCGAACCACCCTTACGGTGGTTCATTCTCGGGCCTTTCTGATGAAGAGGTCAAAGATGTTCAACTCattgaaaatcttttactttctTCAGAGAAAGTCACTAAACAACAGTATGAACGATCAATTAAGCTTCTTGATTGGTGTGATGTTCTGTCTTGTAGCATGGAAAACCCGGTTCAAAGATTAGTTCACTATTTTTCAAAAGCTTTACGAGAGAAGATTGATAAGGAAAACGGGGGGGATACATCTGGTGGTTCGAAAAAGAAAGATGAAGCAAATCTTGCAGAGAGAGTGATGACCCCAAGTGCAACTGCTACCATGCTTTATGAAAAAACACCTCTTTACCAAGCGGGTCATTTTGCTGGGGTGCAGGCTTTGGTGGACGGTTTATCCGGGTTGAAAAATGTTCATGTAATCGATCTCTCTATAAAACAAGGCACACAGTGTACGATTCTAATGCAAGCTCTCGTATCTCAACCCAATTGTCCTATCGAGCATCTTAAAATAACTGCTGTCGGGACTAATTCCAAACAGAAAATTGAGCAAACAGGTGTCTGGTTGAAGAGTTTTGCTGAATCTATAAACTTATCTTTCTCTTTTAACTTGGTTATAGTTGAAGATATGCTAGATTTCAAAAAAGGTCTTCTTGAATTGGATCCAGATGAAGCTTTGGGTGTTTACACATCCTGTGGTTTATGGGGCATGATAGCGCAACAGGACCGTTTAGAATCTTTAATGAAAGTTATAAGAAGTATAAAGCCTCTTGTTATGGTGGTGTGTGAAGTTGCAGCGAATCTTAACTCACTAAACTTTGTGAACCGTTTTATTGAAGGTTTGTTTTTCTTTGGGGCGTTGTTTGATTTTTTAGAAGAGTGCTTGGGTTGTGAAGATGAAATCCGCACATTTACTGAGTCGATGCATTTTGGTAAGGGAATAAGTAACATTGTGGCATCGGAAGGCGCGGAGAGAGTTATGAGGCATGTAAATATTAATGTTTGGAGAAAGTTTTTTGCGCGGTTTGGGATGAAGGAGACTGAGCTTAGTATGTCTTCTTTATATCAAGCAAAATTGGTGGTGGAAAAGTTTCCGTGTGGAAGTGGTTGCACATTTGATAGGGACGGTGATTCGCTCGTCATCGGCTGGAAAGGAACACCGATCCAGAGTCTTTCTTCATGGAAATTCTCATGA
- the LOC110897965 gene encoding uncharacterized protein LOC110897965 has protein sequence MRLRIEFPTSRLGFRRDSDYPIQERIIVVRLEIEPCVRIASTVRVILIWEMLLLIIHHDKLGVICSICIKGKTSCPKSFKVWGENVSGQPTRPTELDAMGALIYVDNRLNAMGVRVAGQFCGSDSVTFFFVLFAGFN, from the exons ATGAGATTGCGGATTGAGTTTCCGACAAGTCGGCTAGGGTTCCGGCGAGATTCCGATTACCCGATTCAG GAACGCATTATTGTTGTTCGGCTCGAGATTGAACCATGTGTACGAATAGCTTCAACCGTTAG GGTGATATTAATTTGGGAAATGTTACTTTTAATCATACACCATGACAAGTTGGGGGTGATATGCAGCATTTGCATAAAAGGAAAAACGTCATGTCCAAAGTCATTCAAAGT gtGGGGCGAAAACGTTTCAGGTCAACCAACCCGACCGACCGAGCTAGATGCAATGGGTGCTCTTATATATGTAGACAACAGGCTGAATGCAATGGGCGTGCGGGTTGCTGGTCAATTTTGTGGATCTGATTCTGTCacttttttttttgtgttgttTGCAGGTTTTAATTGA